From Daucus carota subsp. sativus chromosome 6, DH1 v3.0, whole genome shotgun sequence, the proteins below share one genomic window:
- the LOC108192794 gene encoding uncharacterized protein LOC108192794, translating into MDKFVSRLRNLDAYPKINEDFYNRSISGGVITLISSILMLLLFVSEFRLYLHTVTETKLVVDTSRGEQLHIDFDVTFPAIPCSLLSIDAMDISGEQHLDIRHDIQKKRIDANGNIIEVRPDGIGHTKVEKPLQKHGGRLEKDETYCGSCFGAEMSEEDCCNSCEEVREAYRKRGWGVTNPDLIDQCKREDFIQRIKDEQGEGCNIEGTLEVNKVAGNFHFAPGKSFHQANFHVLELLAFQMDNYNITHKINKLSFGKYYPGNVNPLDGVTWIQGKEHGTYQYFLKVVPTIYKDIKGHTISSNQFSATEHFKSAEFGRSQSLPGVFFFYDLSPIKVTFNEERTSFLHFLTHICAIVGGIFTVAGIVDSFIYHGQKALKKKVEIGKFI; encoded by the exons ATGGATAAATTTGTCAGCAGGCTTCGAAATTTGGATGCTTACCCTAAAATTAATGAAGATTTCTACAACAGGTCGATTTCTGGGGGGGTTATTACCCTGATTTCTTCAATTCTCATGCTCTTGCTTTTCGTCTCTGAGTTCA GATTATATTTGCACACAGTAACTGAGACAAAGCTTGTCGTAGATACTTCAAGGGGGGAACAGCTCCATATTgat TTCGATGTCACTTTCCCTGCCATTCCATGTTCGTTGCTCAGTATAGATGCAATGGATATCAGCGGAGAACAACATCTTGACATA AGACACGATATACAGAAGAAAAGAATTGATGCGAATGGTAATATTATAGAAGTCAGACCTGATGGAATTGGCCATACAAAG GTTGAGAAGCCTTTGCAGAAACATGGCGGCAGGCTTGAGAAAGATGAGACATATTGTGGTTCATGCTTTGGTGCAGAAATG TCAGAAGAGGACTGTTGCAATTCATGTGAGGAAGTTCGTGAAGCCTATCGAAAAAGAGGCTGGGGTGTAACAAATCCTGACTTGATTGACCAG TGCAAAAGAGAAGATTTCATCCAAAGGATCAAAGATGAACAAGGTGAAGGATGCAATATTGAAGGAACTCTTGAGGTTAATAAAGTGGCTGGAAACTTCCATTTTGCCCCAGGAAAAAGCTTTCATCAGGCGAACTTCCATGTGCTTGAGTTATTGGCCTTTCAAATGGATAATTATAAT ATAACTCACAAGATCAACAAGTTATCATTTGGTAAATATTATCCTGGGAATGTTAATCCTCTTGATGG GGTGACATGGATTCAAGGCAAAGAACATGGAACTTACCAGTATTTTCTTAAG GTGGTCCCTACTATATACAAGGATATCAAAGGGCACACTATTAGTTCTAACCAG TTCTCTGCGACAGAGCATTTTAAAAGTGCCGAATTTGGCCGGTCTCAGTCCCTTCCTGGTGTCTTCTTTTTCTACGATCTTTCTCCAATAAAG GTGACTTTCAACGAAGAGCGCACATCCTTTTTGCACTTTTTGACACATATATGTGCAATAGTTGGAG GTATTTTCACAGTGGCAGGGATAGTAGATTCATTTATTTACCATGGCCAAAAGGCATTGAAGAAGAAAGTAGAAATCGGCAAATTCATATGA
- the LOC108224747 gene encoding uncharacterized CRM domain-containing protein At3g25440, chloroplastic isoform X2 — MPNGPLPGAPFIPCPGGVLLSQRSILVSCSDLFPRLHVRHGSNSSVELKTDNDVVKFSFGTQPANGRIRRKEKKTPRQIKMSKRAKLNELRFYRLKAKKKMNSPNPEVRIRYKLDKAKRKEEWLIEKLRKFDVPKLPDEPHDPEILTEEERFYLKRTGEKKKNYVPVGRRGVFGGVVLNMHLHWKNNETVKVVCKPCKPGQIHTYAEELARLSKGIVIDIKPNNTIIFFRGKNYVQPKVMSPPDTLSKAKALEKYKFEQSLEHTSQFIEKLEHELEEYHQHLARYKKGKKEALQDNPSVLNT; from the exons ATGCCCAATGGACCTCTTCCAGGAGCACCATTTATACCATGTCCAGGCGGAGTTTTGTTGAGTCAGAGAAGTATTTTAGTGTCATGTAGTGATCTTTTTCCGAGGCTGCATGTTAGACATGGTAGCAACTCCTCAGTTGAGTTGAAGACGGATAATGATGTTGTTAAATTTAGTTTTGGTACACAGCCTGCTAATGGTAGAATTCgcagaaaagagaaaaagacACCACGACAAATTAAAATGTCCAAAAGGGCTAAACTTAATGAGCTTAGGTTTTACCGTTTGAAGgcaaagaaaaagatgaattcTCCGAATCCAGAAGTTAGGATTCGCTACAAACTTGACAAG gCCAAAAGGAAGGAGGAGTGGTTGATTGAGAAGTTGAGAAAATTTGATGTGCCCAAACTGCCAGATGAACCACATGATCCAGAAATTCTTACAGAGGAAGAGAGATTTTACTTGAAGCGTACTggtgagaaaaagaaaaattatgttCCAGTTGGGAGAAGGGGAGTATTTGGAGGTGTTGTTCTTAATATGCATCTGCACTGGAAAAATAATGAGACAGTGAAGGTAGTTTGCAAGCCATGTAAGCCAGGGCAGATTCACACATACGCTGAAGAGCTTGCTCGACTTAGCAAAGGCATTGTAATTGACATAAAACCCAACAATACTATAATTTTCTTTCGCGGGAAGAACTACGTTCAGCCAAAAGTGATGTCACCTCCAGATACCTTATCAAAAGCCAAG GCCTTGGAAAAGTATAAATTTGAGCAGTCCCTTGAGCATACAAGTCAATTCATCGAAAAACTGGAGCATGAGTTGGAAGAGTATCATCAGCACTTGGCTCGATATAAGAAAGGGAAGAAAGAGGCTCTGCAAGATAATCCTTCAGTGCTCAACACCTAA
- the LOC108224747 gene encoding uncharacterized CRM domain-containing protein At3g25440, chloroplastic isoform X1: MSKLPKISITRITARFSKLIISSHLQQRAIINEFHSLDEFGPVLSSTGRSTLFARTYLPYGSHGRGMPNGPLPGAPFIPCPGGVLLSQRSILVSCSDLFPRLHVRHGSNSSVELKTDNDVVKFSFGTQPANGRIRRKEKKTPRQIKMSKRAKLNELRFYRLKAKKKMNSPNPEVRIRYKLDKAKRKEEWLIEKLRKFDVPKLPDEPHDPEILTEEERFYLKRTGEKKKNYVPVGRRGVFGGVVLNMHLHWKNNETVKVVCKPCKPGQIHTYAEELARLSKGIVIDIKPNNTIIFFRGKNYVQPKVMSPPDTLSKAKALEKYKFEQSLEHTSQFIEKLEHELEEYHQHLARYKKGKKEALQDNPSVLNT, from the exons atGAGTAAGCTCCCTAAAATTTCAATCACAAGAATCACTGCTCGGTTTTCCAAACTCATAATCTCTTCTCATCTTCAACAAAG GGCTATTATAAATGAGTTTCATAGTTTAGATGAATTTGGTCCGGTTTTGTCATCCACAGGTAGATCCACTTTGTTCGCTCGTACTTATTTACCATATGGAAGCCACGGGAGGGGCATGCCCAATGGACCTCTTCCAGGAGCACCATTTATACCATGTCCAGGCGGAGTTTTGTTGAGTCAGAGAAGTATTTTAGTGTCATGTAGTGATCTTTTTCCGAGGCTGCATGTTAGACATGGTAGCAACTCCTCAGTTGAGTTGAAGACGGATAATGATGTTGTTAAATTTAGTTTTGGTACACAGCCTGCTAATGGTAGAATTCgcagaaaagagaaaaagacACCACGACAAATTAAAATGTCCAAAAGGGCTAAACTTAATGAGCTTAGGTTTTACCGTTTGAAGgcaaagaaaaagatgaattcTCCGAATCCAGAAGTTAGGATTCGCTACAAACTTGACAAG gCCAAAAGGAAGGAGGAGTGGTTGATTGAGAAGTTGAGAAAATTTGATGTGCCCAAACTGCCAGATGAACCACATGATCCAGAAATTCTTACAGAGGAAGAGAGATTTTACTTGAAGCGTACTggtgagaaaaagaaaaattatgttCCAGTTGGGAGAAGGGGAGTATTTGGAGGTGTTGTTCTTAATATGCATCTGCACTGGAAAAATAATGAGACAGTGAAGGTAGTTTGCAAGCCATGTAAGCCAGGGCAGATTCACACATACGCTGAAGAGCTTGCTCGACTTAGCAAAGGCATTGTAATTGACATAAAACCCAACAATACTATAATTTTCTTTCGCGGGAAGAACTACGTTCAGCCAAAAGTGATGTCACCTCCAGATACCTTATCAAAAGCCAAG GCCTTGGAAAAGTATAAATTTGAGCAGTCCCTTGAGCATACAAGTCAATTCATCGAAAAACTGGAGCATGAGTTGGAAGAGTATCATCAGCACTTGGCTCGATATAAGAAAGGGAAGAAAGAGGCTCTGCAAGATAATCCTTCAGTGCTCAACACCTAA
- the LOC108226099 gene encoding probable inactive receptor kinase At2g26730 — protein sequence MSNSQIFIHVLAITTLLYVNIIHAAVAYDETKAPLPRKTRFSKRVESTVVHITTNNDSAADKRKLKYAFALAVVDVIGLIVIAVLFYVYYKKNRRLKEDMRRLNLNQKIEDQKDEQMVDKGKRVADSEEHQDKDKVQLTFMEGVASFELNDLLKASAEGLGKGNFGNSYRATFDDGRAVVVKRLRDLKPLSGDEFVKQVRGIAELDHPNLLPLLAYYYSKNEKFLVFKFAVNGNLYNRLHGGKGTRNRIPFPWSSRLAVARAVAKSLEYLHLNYHIPVPHANLKSTNILLDENDTVLLSDYGLTSIVAPPIAVQRMVSFKSPEFQMSKRVSKKSDIWCFGALLLELLTGKVCVHSAPPEANGIDLCSWVHRAVREEWTAEIFDPEVSSRTGAYNAMVGVLQMAMRCCDKLPEKRPNISELVRELENVKSVIIDSEDDEDLSMDRSSYTDESLSEKSIIIGDARKFAN from the exons ATGTCTAACTCGCAAATTTTTATACATGTTCTTGCTATTACCACTCTTCTTTATGTAAACATTATTCATGCTGCAGTTGCTTATGATGAAACGAAAGCTCCTTTGCCTCGCAAGACAAGATTTAGTAAAAGAGTTGAGAGTACTGTTGTTCATATAACCACGAATAATGACTCTGCTGCAGATAAAAGGAAATTGAAGTACGCGTTTGCTTTGGCAGTTGTTGATGTGATAGGCCTAATTGTGATTGCGGTTTTGTTCTATGTATACTACAAAAAGAACAGGAGGCTTAAGGAAGACATGAGGAGATTGAATTTGAATCAAAAAATTGAAGATCAGAAGGATGAGCAGATGGTAGACAAAGGAAAGAGAGTGGCTGATAGTGAGGAACATCAAGATAAAGATAAAGTGCAGCTTACTTTTATGGAAGGCGTTGCGAGTTTTGAACTTAATGATCTTTTGAAAGCTTCTGCTGAGGGGTTGGGGAAAGGGAATTTCGGGAACTCCTATAGAGCTACATTTGATGATGGTAGAGCTGTTGTCGTAAAGCGACTAAGGGATCTGAAGCCTTTGAGTGGTGATGAGTTTGTGAAGCAAGTCAGGGGAATTGCAGAGCTTGATCACCCTAACTTGTTGCCACTTCTTGCTTACTACTATTCTAAAAATGAGAAGTTTTTGGTCTTCAAGTTTGCAGTCAATGGGAATTTGTACAATCGCCTTCACG GAGGTAAAGGGACGAGGAATCGGATCCCATTTCCATGGAGCTCTAGGCTAGCAGTGGCTCGTGCTGTAGCTAAAAGTTTGGAGTATTTGCACCTCAATTATCACATCCCTGTGCCCCATGCAAACTTAAAATCAACCAACATTCTGCTAGATGAAAATGATACGGTACTCTTATCAGACTACGGCTTAACCTCAATTGTAGCGCCTCCAATAGCTGTTCAACGCATGGTCTCATTCAAGTCACCCGAATTCCAAATGTCCAAAAGGGTGTCCAAGAAATCCGACATCTGGTGCTTCGGTGCCCTGCTTCTGGAGCTCCTGACAGGTAAAGTTTGCGTACATTCTGCTCCACCAGAAGCCAATGGCATTGATCTCTGCAGCTGGGTTCACCGCGCTGTCAGAGAAGAATGGACAGCTGAAATCTTTGACCCTGAAGTATCTTCAAGAACAGGAGCCTACAATGCAATGGTGGGAGTGCTGCAGATGGCCATGAGATGCTGTGACAAGTTGCCAGAAAAAAGGCCTAACATAAGTGAGCTGGTGAGGGAGCTTGAGAATGTCAAGTCTGTGATCATTGATTCAGAAGATGATGAGGACTTATCGATGGATCGATCATCGTACACCGATGAATCATTGTCCGAAAAATCGATCATAATTGGAGATGCCAGAAAATTTGCTAACTGA